The following proteins come from a genomic window of Vidua chalybeata isolate OUT-0048 chromosome 2, bVidCha1 merged haplotype, whole genome shotgun sequence:
- the LOC128783701 gene encoding translation initiation factor IF-2-like, with translation MPCARRRRCGASPRGPACPLLLSLPPLQSRRGQAEGTAPPGKLSRPRPLRSARRARRPGLYPAGGAGAAPAPLPPPFPGPGARARGLARYRPGPRPARAALISPGGPGGAHVTRGGHARAGGGARSPSRQSRPARRSRSGRYRLPAGGGGKPARAWEWAGSTGVSQCIIPGALEGVKPGGKEKLREKPENNIGCVGRELGALVESQGVALGGVGGEPGALRVATKR, from the coding sequence ATGCCATGTgctcgccgccgccgctgcgGCGCGTCGCCCCGCGGCCCCGCATGCCCGCTGTTGCTGTCGCTGCCGCCACTACAGTCCCGCCGAGGGCAGGCGGAGGGGACTGCGCCGCCGGGAAAGCTCTCCCGCCCCCGCCCGCTGCGCTCTGCCCGCCGCGCACGCCGCCCGGGGCTTTAtccggcgggcggggccggggccgcccccgcgccgctcccccCGCCCTTCCCCGGTCCtggcgcgcgcgcgcgcgggcTCGCCCGGTACCGGCCCGGCCCTCGCCCGGCGCGCGCCGCTCTGATCTCgccgggcggccccggcggcgcgCACGTCACGCGGGGCGGGCACGCGCGCGCCGGCGGCGGTGCCCGCTCCCCGTCCCGACAGTCCCGTCCCGCGCGCCGCTCCCGGAGCGGCCGGTACCGGCTCCCGGCGGGGGGAGGCGGGAAACCTGCCCGTGcctgggaatgggctgggagcactggggtgAGCCAGTGCATTATTCCGGGAGCACTGGAGGGAGTGAAAccgggagggaaggaaaaactTAGGGAGAAGCCAGAGAATAATATTGGATGCgttgggagggaactgggagcgCTGGTGGAGAGCCAgggagtggcactggggggaGTAGGAGGGGAACCGGGAGCACTGAGGGTAGCCACGAAGCGATAG